The sequence aaaacttcGATCTCTATAATCAGAACACTTAGGAAAATTCcgagtatacagttttatagcccattgaattttggtcatTCATTAAATAGAAGAAAATGCTTAACactgtcaacaaaaaaaattatgaagaatCAGCGTAACACCCCGCTATTATTGTGAATAGAGGTGTATGTGCCCTCGTAGTTCAGCTAAACCTCCAccaattttgttgtgatttctttcaaaatagtCTTTTAAAATAGTCTAAAAAGTTCTCTGAAatagatgttgttgttgttgttctagcagtaactttgccctgtcagtgtagtgaaatcaccggtcgtcttcatcttgctcatctaacggtaggcccaggaaactagctgtttcgacaggtcgggtccagagggagaggagtgttagatgagtgggtttgatggggcacgtgaagaggtggttagtgttgtgcGGAATGCCTTCACATTGGTGTGTGATCGACTTTCACCTtaagttgcagcttgacctcctttgtccaggtggtgaagagggtcgccgtggatttagtggggcaAAGTTGTaagttcctcgcagtgaagaagcgagaaaggcaggtaacgtagtcgtttaccttggagCACAGGctatcaatgtcattgcccaacgccattatcgtgcagtcgtcgacgtaggagaccagggagactccctctagTGGCTGGTGGAGTTTCGAGTGGTGCTATCCACTCTTCGGAAGCCATGCTGGAGTCAGATGTTTCGTAAAGaatgggagtagaagggcttcaagatctttcactactggggaaaggaaaATTATCGGACGATAGGACTCCCCTTGGCTgacgggtttcccaggtttcagtagtgggaccaccttccctaatttccacttgtcaggtattctactcccaatggacccagctttttcaacatcagcatgtttagtccgtcagggccaatagCTGTGGATGGTTTCATatggttgatggccccctgaacctcatcgatGAAGAAAGCTAGTGGCGCACTGTTGTATGTCAGTTTGAGCAGCCGTCTAGTGACACTAcatttggatctgtcgaccggaggatgcagaatGAAtttccggctaaaatagctcgcgcatctcttcggatccgacgaagttcaaccgttgaaggtgatatccaccttgtcgttgttcttcgtcgggttcgacagggaccttacggtgaaCCAGATCTTGCTCACACGAGGGTGAAAAATCTCCGATaaaaatgtcagcctggaaatccaacggagaatctctcttgtcaacgaacaaaaaaaagaaacactttatagggctctcatcatgccagtCCTATCGCGTGCGCAAAATCTTGGACAATGACAATATCGGATTAGACATCtattggagtgtttgaaagcgAGATTCTgctgaagatttttgaacctttgcacgttggcgacggcgagtatggaaaaagtgcagcgaataaagatctagcagcttcgttggctgggtcatatcatCCGGATGGCCACAAACGCACAAAAGTAttcggtggagaaggacttggcttcacttggtgtgtccaactagcaCCGGTAAGCatattcccatggcagccggttctacattACCAGAATGACTTGGGTTTTTCCATACCAAGGGCTGCTGCCCCAGTAAaatagccctgtctagtgtaccgtaccgtacgagaaagaaacgacaggagcgctttgttaaactcctccaaaatcacttaagcgattatcgccccagtcaagaagaagaagaaagtatagtaacatatattatatacaaactTATTTTTTCCAGTGATAAAGGGCCGTGTGAATGAAAATGTAGTTCAAGCAAATGCgagcaaatttcaaatttaaattggcTTTGAGGTGAACAAAATGTTCAGTTAAAGAAAGTGCTTTAGCTATAtagttaaaactaatttttccagAATTGACTTAAAAAGATGTGAATACTTCAAATAACTAAGTTATACTTTGACTTTTAGAAGCAAATGATTAAGGTgctggaattttttgttttaccacTTTGTTCGTGTGCTTTATActctttttcatttaaatataataaatctttcaattttagtatattcaatatgcatatattttgttatattcaGTACTAGCTAGTATGTATATAATTCAAAAACTTTAGGTCCACCACTTCATTCAGTTGATTAGCAacgtacaaaaaaattctattctacaattattaaaaattcttatttcatAACAAACTAAATAATTATCCTTCAGTTGTTTTTAAACCAAGctattttattgaataataaatagaatttatttcttcgatttctgcgattaatttcaaataataaaccGAATTTGCTCTCGGAAAGGTAACACTAAAGCCTTATAAGGCCTTCCAAcgcaaaattttagttttttctacaTTGATATTGGACAATTTAATCGATGATTAAGACTCACTCTAGCAACGTTTAAAATGAAGTTAATTCTTACTATCAGTCTGTGTATCAGTTAGAAACGTTGAAAACACTTGTTATCGCCATTTCCTTCCATCTCCTTTATGTAATCCAGATAAAAACgagttttaattataatttgcgTCTACCAAGTAAATGAGTCTAACCAGCGATCAAATAGCCGTGGAGCAGTCATTATAATTATTATCCAACTAAATCATAAATGTATTAATGTTTTCTTTTCTCTCCATCTTTCTCTTTCGTTTTACATATAATAATCAAAGCCAAAATTTGGAGGTGCTAGATGATCTGGATTCGGATCTGCTCGCACAATATGTCCGTTTGGTCCAACGGGATCGAATCGCGGATTTAAACCGGAATTAAAACTGGGTCGCGAAGGCATCGGAAAGAGATTACCAGGGCCACCACGACCCAAAGGATCTAAGTCCCCGCGTCCAACGTCTGGAAACCCAAAAGGGCGCGGCTCCATGGGAAAAGAACTGCAACAAAAAATACACAATAGCAAATTAGAAATTTatgaatggtttttttttatagatataaaCTTTATTCGCACTCTGCAAACGTTAAAAAACAGCCAATCAAAATTACGAGATGAAATTTCATGTCAATGTTGTTACTGATCGCACTTGAGACTAACAAAGCAATTAAATATGACGAGGCTAAATACTTATGCAAACTGTTTGTTGCTCTGTAAGATCGTACAATAATAGCATAAACACATCGACGACAGCTGACGACACGCAGCATCTGTCAAATATGTTCTTATGAACGCAATTATTTAAACGACCGCACAAAATTTTAAGTCTCGTTCTAATTTGGCCGGCGTCCATGAGCAGATGTAGAGCTACACTTACAAATCGAACGTTatttaatcaaacaaaaaagcatacaaaaattgTGCTCTTTAAGCAAattgatttatatattttttcttttttacaccACAATATATCACTATGAACAAGTTGTTTGTCACTGCcgatttgaaaatatgtaagaaGCTGGCTTTAAGACGACTTTTGTCGACAAGGAAATTTTCCCGTCATTTCGTGGTGAAGCGTCGTCATCGATGTGTTTATACTATGATGAAAAGAACGCTCTCATGCTATTAACCCTAGAATGCTAAAGATTGTTGTATTTTGTAAAGTTATAAAAAGCTTACAAGTTATTATTTAATGCTATATAAAAAAGATACCTGtacttattaaataaatttgttgaacGGCTGAAGGGCCTAGTTATTTACACTTATTTTAACGCAAAAAATCACTGCTGAAATTAAAAGTCGCATTATTATTTATCTTGGAAGGTAAAGCtttgaatttaattattttgcttCATTGCGAacttaaagtttaaactttaaagcTTGATTCGAAagatgtacacacacacacaagtaaaCAGGTGCTTTCATGTATACTCAGTTGTATTATTTGAAACTGAATAAACAACGGTAAGTCATAACACGGGTTTGAATAACACTCCCATGGCAATCGGTTCTACGACTATAGGCACTTCGTTATCGAATTTACGATCCGGCCAAGCACTGTcgctccagcagcattcacGAAACATTTATGCGGAAGTTTTATGCTACTACAAAAACATCGATATCAATGCGAGGGTATTAAAGCATATTTTATCCGCATCTGGGCAATTCAAGTTGTTTAATGAAAAGCATAACATTTCTTACTTACGCCATTGGTCTCATTGGTCCGCCAATTGTAAGTGGGTCTCGGAAATTTGAGGAACGTGAATCCTGATTTACACTTGTTTGTGTAGTAACTTCCCGCGTATTGCCTGTGAACACCTGTACAAGCCAATGCATTAGATAAATTAgaagaaaaacatgtttttatgtttttagttaCCGGATCAATGAATTCTTTACGGTAACGATTTAATATCAGCGACGCCTCAGGCATCAGTGTGTTTAGCGGTCCTTTGAGTTGTTTAACCCATTCCTGGGGGCTTAAAGTTATATTGGTCACCTTGTTGTCTTTTACATCAAGCAAATTGAAAGTTGTAAAATCTTCTGTATTGTGTCCTATTAAAAGATACAATCGACCATTGTGCAAATAACGCAAAGCATATCTAATGCCCCTTTCGTTCCAACCGTCGGGTAATAATTCAGAA is a genomic window of Anastrepha ludens isolate Willacy chromosome 6, idAnaLude1.1, whole genome shotgun sequence containing:
- the LOC128868295 gene encoding proteasome inhibitor PI31 subunit-like; amino-acid sequence: MSSGGAGSSATGAPANDFFGWDLLYKTIEKNVAKKSDVLVALVHFLLVKQYKMQCVGIGEDKTISPEDVGSELLPDGWNERGIRYALRYLHNGRLYLLIGHNTEDFTTFNLLDVKDNKVTNITLSPQEWVKQLKGPLNTLMPEASLILNRYRKEFIDPVFTGNTREVTTQTSVNQDSRSSNFRDPLTIGGPMRPMASFPMEPRPFGFPDVGRGDLDPLGRGGPGNLFPMPSRPSFNSGLNPRFDPVGPNGHIVRADPNPDHLAPPNFGFDYYM